The Bubalus bubalis isolate 160015118507 breed Murrah chromosome 16, NDDB_SH_1, whole genome shotgun sequence genome window below encodes:
- the LOC112579627 gene encoding olfactory receptor-like protein COR9 — translation MAYDRYLAICRPLHYKDLMMPTFCIHLVTASYLLGCANSLTHLSGLLSLSFCGHNVINHYFCDIPLLFQLACSDTHYSEALFTVLSGATSVATFLMVVSSYLGILLTVLKTRSLRSRYKAFSTCASHLTVVSVFYGTVIFTYLGTSSSYPDKKAKILSVFYTLLLPVLNLLIYSIRNTEAKEAMKRIIMRKIFAQ, via the coding sequence ATGGCCTATGATCGGTACCTTGCCATCTGCCGCCCTCTTCACTATAAAGATCTCATGATGCCCACCTTCTGCATCCAcctggtcactgcctcctatctACTGGGCTGTGCCAACTCACTCACCCACCTGTCTGGTTTGCTCAGTCTGTCCTTCTGTGGACACAATGTCATTAACCACTATTTCTGTGATATCCCACTGCTTTTCCAACTTGCCTGTTCTGACACCCATTACAGTGAGGCTTTATTTACTGTCCTCTCTGGAGCCACATCAGTGGCTACCTTTCTGATGGTGGTTAGTTCCTATCTGGGAATCCTTCTCACGGTCCTGAAGACACGGTCTTTGAGAAGCAGATACAAAGCCTTCTCCACATGTGCCTCCCACCTAACGGTAGTGAGTGTCTTCTATGGAACAGTGATTTTTACTTATTTGGGGACCAGCTCTAGCTACCCAGACAAGAAAGCCAAAATCTTGTCTGTGTTCTATACCCTTTTGCTGCCAGTACTAAATCTTCTCATATACAGCATAAGGAACACAGAAGCCAAAGAAGCAATGAAAAGAATtatcatgagaaaaatatttgctcaGTGA